One window of Bos javanicus breed banteng chromosome 1, ARS-OSU_banteng_1.0, whole genome shotgun sequence genomic DNA carries:
- the IFNAR1 gene encoding interferon alpha/beta receptor 1 isoform X2 — translation MWAMDRSSFRYSVVIWKNSSSLEERTETVYPEDKIYKLSPEITYCLKVKAELRLQSRVGCYSPVYCINTTERHKVPSPENIQINADNQIYVLKWDYPYENATFQAQWLRAFFKKIPGNHSDKWKQIPNCENVTSTHCVFPREVSSRGIYYVRVRASNGNGTSFWSEEKEFNTEMKTIIFPPVISVKSVTDDSLHVSVGASEESENMSVNQLYPLIYEVIFWENTSNAERKVLEKRTNFIFPDLKPLTVYCVKARALIENDRRNKGSSFSDTVCEKTKPGNTSKTWLIVGTCTALFSIPVVIYVVSVFLRCVKYVFFPSSKPPSSVDEYFSDQPLRNLLLSTSEEQTERCFIIENASIITEIEETDEIDEVHKKYSSQTSQDSGNYSNEDENSGSKISEEFPQQDSV, via the exons ATGTGGGCTATGGATCGTTCAAGCTTTAGGTATAGCGTCGTTATCTGGAAAAACTCTTCAAGTCTAGAA gaaAGAACGGAAACTGTTTATCCCGAAGATAAAATTTATAAACTGTCACCAGAGATTACTTATTGTTTAAAAGTTAAAGCAGAACTGCGTTTACAAAGTAGAGTTGGTTGCTATAGTCCAGTGTATTGTATAAATACCACAG AGAGACATAAAGTACCTTCAccagaaaatatacaaatcaatGCTGACAACCAGATCTATGTTCTTAAGTGGGATTACCCATATGAAAACGCAACTTTTCAAGCTCAGTGGCTCCG tgccttttttaaaaagattcctgGGAATCATTCAGACAAATGGAAACAAATACCGAACTGTGAAAATGTCACAAGTACCCACTGTGTCTTTCCTCGAGAGGTTTCCTCAAGGGGAATTTACTATGTCCGTGTACGAGCATCTAATGGAAATGGTACCTCTTTTTGGTCTGAAGAGAAGGAATTTAATACTGAAATGAAAA ctaTCATATTTCCTCCAGTCATCAGCGTGAAATCCGTTACTGATGATTCACTGCATGTCAGTGTTGGTGCTTCAGAAGAGTCTGAAAACATGTCTGTGAATCAGCTCTACCCGCTAATTTATGAAGTAATTTTTTGGGAAAACACTTCAAATGCTGAG aGAAAAGTTCTAGAGAAAAGAACCAATTTTATCTTTCCTGACTTGAAACCGCTGACTGTGTATTGTGTCAAAGCCAGAGCACTCATTGAAAATGACAGGCGGAATAAAGGGAGCAGTTTTAGTGATACTGTGTGTGAGAAAACAAAACCAG gaAATACTTCCAAAACCTGGCTTATAGTTGGAACTTGCACTGCATTGTTTTCtattcctgtggtcatttatgttGTGAGCGTCTTCTTGAGATGTGTCAAGTATGTGTTCTTTCCATCAAGTAAACCTCCTTCCTCTGTTGACGAG TATTTCTCCGATCAGCCACTAAGGAATCTACTCCTTTCCACTTCTGAGGAACAAACGGAAAGATGTTTTATAATTGAAAATGCAAGCATTATTACTGAAATAGAAGAGACTGATGAAATTGATGAAGTTCACAAAAAGTACAGTTCCCAAACTAGTCAAGATTCAGGAAACTATTCAAACGAAGATGAAAACAGTGGAAGCAAAATAAGCGAAGAGTTTCCGCAACAGGACAGTGTGTGA
- the IFNAR1 gene encoding interferon alpha/beta receptor 1 isoform X1, with the protein MLALLGATTLMLVAGRWVLPAASGEANLKPENVEIHIIDDNFFLKWNSSSESVKNVTFSADYQILGTDNWKKLSGCQHITSTKCNFSSVELENVFEKIELRIRAEEGNNTSTWYEVEPFVPFLEAQIGPPDVHLEAEDKAIILSISPPGTKDSIMWAMDRSSFRYSVVIWKNSSSLEERTETVYPEDKIYKLSPEITYCLKVKAELRLQSRVGCYSPVYCINTTERHKVPSPENIQINADNQIYVLKWDYPYENATFQAQWLRAFFKKIPGNHSDKWKQIPNCENVTSTHCVFPREVSSRGIYYVRVRASNGNGTSFWSEEKEFNTEMKTIIFPPVISVKSVTDDSLHVSVGASEESENMSVNQLYPLIYEVIFWENTSNAERKVLEKRTNFIFPDLKPLTVYCVKARALIENDRRNKGSSFSDTVCEKTKPGNTSKTWLIVGTCTALFSIPVVIYVVSVFLRCVKYVFFPSSKPPSSVDEYFSDQPLRNLLLSTSEEQTERCFIIENASIITEIEETDEIDEVHKKYSSQTSQDSGNYSNEDENSGSKISEEFPQQDSV; encoded by the exons GGGAAGCAAATCTGAAGCCTGAAAATGTCGAGATCCACATCATTGATGACAATTTTTTCCTGAAGTGGAACAGCAGCAGTGAGTCTGTCAAGAATGTGACTTTTTCAGCAGATTATCAAAT ACTAGGAACGGATAACTGGAAGAAATTGTCTGGGTGTCAACATATTACTAGTACCAAATGCAACTTTTCTTCAGTCGAgcttgaaaatgtttttgaaaaaattgAATTGCGCATAAGAGCAGAAGAAGGAAACAACACTTCCACATGGTATGAGGTTGAGCCATTTGTACCATTTCTAGAAG CTCAGATTGGTCCCCCAGATGTGCATTTAGAAGCTGAAGATAAGGCAATAATACTGAGTATCTCTCCCCCTGGAACAAAAGATAGTATCATGTGGGCTATGGATCGTTCAAGCTTTAGGTATAGCGTCGTTATCTGGAAAAACTCTTCAAGTCTAGAA gaaAGAACGGAAACTGTTTATCCCGAAGATAAAATTTATAAACTGTCACCAGAGATTACTTATTGTTTAAAAGTTAAAGCAGAACTGCGTTTACAAAGTAGAGTTGGTTGCTATAGTCCAGTGTATTGTATAAATACCACAG AGAGACATAAAGTACCTTCAccagaaaatatacaaatcaatGCTGACAACCAGATCTATGTTCTTAAGTGGGATTACCCATATGAAAACGCAACTTTTCAAGCTCAGTGGCTCCG tgccttttttaaaaagattcctgGGAATCATTCAGACAAATGGAAACAAATACCGAACTGTGAAAATGTCACAAGTACCCACTGTGTCTTTCCTCGAGAGGTTTCCTCAAGGGGAATTTACTATGTCCGTGTACGAGCATCTAATGGAAATGGTACCTCTTTTTGGTCTGAAGAGAAGGAATTTAATACTGAAATGAAAA ctaTCATATTTCCTCCAGTCATCAGCGTGAAATCCGTTACTGATGATTCACTGCATGTCAGTGTTGGTGCTTCAGAAGAGTCTGAAAACATGTCTGTGAATCAGCTCTACCCGCTAATTTATGAAGTAATTTTTTGGGAAAACACTTCAAATGCTGAG aGAAAAGTTCTAGAGAAAAGAACCAATTTTATCTTTCCTGACTTGAAACCGCTGACTGTGTATTGTGTCAAAGCCAGAGCACTCATTGAAAATGACAGGCGGAATAAAGGGAGCAGTTTTAGTGATACTGTGTGTGAGAAAACAAAACCAG gaAATACTTCCAAAACCTGGCTTATAGTTGGAACTTGCACTGCATTGTTTTCtattcctgtggtcatttatgttGTGAGCGTCTTCTTGAGATGTGTCAAGTATGTGTTCTTTCCATCAAGTAAACCTCCTTCCTCTGTTGACGAG TATTTCTCCGATCAGCCACTAAGGAATCTACTCCTTTCCACTTCTGAGGAACAAACGGAAAGATGTTTTATAATTGAAAATGCAAGCATTATTACTGAAATAGAAGAGACTGATGAAATTGATGAAGTTCACAAAAAGTACAGTTCCCAAACTAGTCAAGATTCAGGAAACTATTCAAACGAAGATGAAAACAGTGGAAGCAAAATAAGCGAAGAGTTTCCGCAACAGGACAGTGTGTGA